CAAAAAGGATTGATTCCTGTTGTTCCAGGCGCACATTTCCACATGGGTGGAGTAAAAACATCTGCAAACGGAGAAACGACAATTCCAGGATTGTATGCAGTAGGAGAGGTTGCTTGTACAGGTGTACATGGTGCAAATCGACTTGCTAGTAATTCTTTATTGGAAGGGATTGTGTTTGGAAAAAAGGTTGCGAAATTTATTGCTGACCTTCCTTTAGGTAAAATAAATGACAATCCACCTAAATACATGATACCAAGATATAGATCGTTACCTACAAAAGATGAAATTAAAGAAATAATGATGAAGTATATCGGTATTGTAAGAAATGAAGACGATTTAAATAAAGCAATTACCTATTTTTCTTACTTCTTAGAGTCTAAAACAGATGATTTACGCCCAATGAACAAAGAGGAAATAGAAAGATACAATATGTTAATTACTGGGAAACTAATTGCAGAAGCTGCAATAAGAAGAAAAGAAAGCATCGGCTCACATTTTCTAGAATATATAGATCATCCAGCTAATATTTGAGGAGAGAAATTCATGAATACATTAAAAGCTAAAAAAATGATTGAGCAATTTTTACTAGAAGATATTGGGGAAGGGGATCTATCCTCAATTCATATTTTTCCAATGCATGAAAGAACAACTGGAAAAGTACTTGCAAAAGCAGATGGAGTAATTGCGGGTACTGATTTAATCGAAATAACTTATAAATTACTTCATGAAGATATAAAAGTAACACTATATGTCAAAGATGGTGAATCTGTTCAGGCAGGGCAGCTACTTGCAGAAGTAGAAGGACCAGTTCAAGTATTATTATCAGGTGAAAGAGTGATGCTTAATCTTTTACAACGAATGAGTGGGATTGCAACGCTTACATCAAAAGCAGTTGAAACATTAAATGACGAGAAAATCAAACTTGTCGATACAAGAAAAACGATACCAGGTTTACGTTTGTTTGATAAGTATGCAGTTACTTGTGGCGGAGGAGCGAACCATCGTTTCGGTTTATATGATGCAGTGATGCTGAAAGATAATCATATTGCTTACGCAGGTTCAATTAAAAATGCAGTTGATTCATTACGAAATAAATTAGGACATATGGTCAAAATTGAGGTCGAGACTGAAAACAAAGATCAAGTTCTTCAAGCTATTGAAGCTGGTGCGGATGTCATTATGTTTGATAATCGTACTCCAGATGAAATAAAAGAATTCGTTAAGCTTGTTCCAGAAACAATTGTAACGGAAGCTTCTGGTGGAATTACTTTAGATAATTTAGCAAATTTTCAAAACTGTGGTGTAAATGTTATTTCTTTAGGCTGTTTAACACATTCAGCAAAAGCATTAGATATAAGCTTCTATTTGTAATAAAGTGGGATTGGAGTGGGGACAATGAACGTTTTAGATATGATACAAAAAAATGAAGGATATCAAATTCCTGATGAGTACTATACATTATCAACTGAGGAAATGGAAAAAAGAGTAAAAGATATAAAAGAGAGATTAGGTGATGCTCTTTTCATTCCAGGTCATCATTATCAAAAGGAAGAAGTTGTAGTTTTTTCAGATTCGACTGGAGATTCTCTACAACTTGCTCAAGTTGCTGCTAATAATAAAAAAGCAAAATATATTGTATTCTGTGGTGTGCATTTTATGGCAGAGACAGCAGATATTTTAACGGAAGAAGAGCAGATTGTTATTTTACCTGATATGAGAGCGGGCTGTTCAATGGCTGATATGGCAGATCACCATCAAACTGATCGTGCGTGGGTAGAGTTACAGAAGCTTTTCGGAGACACAATTTTACCGTTAACATATGTTAATTCAACTGCTGCTATTAAAGCGTTTGTCGGTAGAAATGATGGTGCAACCGTAACATCATCTAATGCTAAAAAAGTTGTTTCGTGGGCTTTCACACAAAAAGAACGTATATTGTTCCTACCTGATCAACATTTAGGTAGAAACACAGCATTTGAATTAGGGATACCGTTAGAGCATATGGCGATTTGGAACCCAATAACGGACACCTTAGAATATGAGGGCGAGCTAAATAACATCAAAGTAATACTTTGGAAAGGTCACTGCTCTGTTCATGAGAATTTTACAGTGAAAAATATCGAGAATGTACGAAAAAATCATCCAGATATGAGAATTATTGTGCATCCAGAATGTTCTAGAGAAGTTGTCGCTGCAAGTGATGACAATGGATCTACTAAATATATTATTGACCAAATTGAAGCTGCTCCTGCAGGAAGTAAGTGGGCAATTGGAACTGAGATGAATTTAGTTCAAAGAATTATTAAAAATCATCCAGATAAGGAGATCATTTCATTAAATCCATTTATGTGTCCTTGCTTAACGATGAATCGTATCGATTTACCACATTTATTATGGTCTTTAGAAAATATAGAAAAAGGTAACATCCAAAATATTATTTCAGTTGATAAACAAACTGCAAAAGATGCAGTTAAGGCATTAGATAAAATGCTTGAGCTTGCTTAAAAATTAAATAGCAAAAAATTAAAATCATTTAGTTGGAATCTGAGCTAAATGATTTTTTTATAGAAAAAACAAGAAAAAAGTAAATACTTATACAAGCTTACTCGTCATAAATTAAAATACCTTCTATCATAAATACAAATATTCAGACATACATTGTTGTGAGGTACTAATGTACAATCCAACGTAGAGGCAATTGGTCAGGAGGGGAAAAGGTGAGAATTCACATAGTAATAAAGGGCGATACCCTTAAGAGCATTGCTCAAAAATATAACATCGACTATGAAGAGATAGTTAAATTAAATGCCCAACTAAGTAATCCAGATATGATCTATCCTGGCATGAAAATAAAAGTGCCAGAAAGGGGAGAAAAACCAGCCCCATTAGGTTCTAAAAAGGAGGTACAGCTACCTAAAGAACCTAAGCCAAGTGTTGCTTTGGAGGTAGAAGAAGGAAATGTTCAACCTGTAGCTCAGACACAACCTACTGTCTTACCGAATACAAAGCCAGTTGATAATAATTTGAATATTAATGTAGAGGTTACACCGACAGTAAAACCTGTAATTCAGGTACCTATTCCACCTGCGAAACCGACTGTATCACCTGCGACAAATAATGCGAATCAACAAGTATCTCCTGTTCAAACTGGAAAACCAAATGCGAACATACCGCAAGTTGTTTCGCCAGTGGCAGTTAAAAATCCGATAAATGATAATAAATCAAATGTGAACACCAAGGGAGGACAAAGCATGTCAGAGAAAAAGAACTACTTCCCAGGATCATTAGTTTCTCCGTCAACACCAAATCCGCAAGTATCTCCAGCGGAAACAGGAAAACCAAATCAACAAGTATCGCCAGTATCAACAGGAAAACCAAATCAACAAGTATCACCGATATCAACAGGAAAACCAAATATGCAAGTATCACCAGTATCAACTGGAAAACCAAATGTGCAAGTATCCCCAGTTTCAACTGGAAAAGGGAAAGAGCAAGTCTTACCAGTAGCAACAGGAAAACCAAATATGCAAGTATCACCGATATCAACAGGAAAACCAAATATGCAAGTATCACCAGTATCAACAGGAAAGCCGAATATGCAAGTATCACCAATATCAACAGGGAAACCAAATATGCAAGTGTCACCAGTATCAACAGGAAAACCAAATATGCAAGTGTCACCGGTATCAACAGGAAAACCAAATATGCAAGTATCGCCAGCGGAAACAGGAAAACCAAATGCACAAGTATCACCAGTAGCTACAAATAAAGCTCAAACATTACCAGCATATATGGGACCAAATGCACCACAAACATTGCCAGCATATATGGGACCAAATGCACCACAAACACTTCCAGCATACTCAGGACCGAATGTACCGCAAACATTACCAGCGTATATGGGACCAAATCCAAACGCAGCCCAAACATTACCAGCATATATGGGACCAAATGAAAACTACCCACAAACGCTACCAGCATATATGGGACCAAATCCAAACGCAGCCCAAACGCTACCAGCATATATGGGACCAAATCCAAATGCAGCCCAAACATTACCAGCATATATGGGACCAAATGAAAACTACCCACAAACAATGCCGGCATATATGGGACCAAACGCAAACTTCCCACAAACAATGCCAGCATATATGGGACCAAACGCAAACTTCCCACAAACATTACCAGCATATATGGGACCAAATGCTGGTTACCCATACTATCCACGAGGAGAAGGAGGAGCATTACCAACATTACCGAGTTTTGGAGCTATGCCGATGTTGCCAGGATTAACTGGAGAAGCACCAGGAGCGACTGGAGGAGCACCAGTTCCGCCAACTGCGATGCCAACTCCATTACCAGCACCAATGCCAGGAAATACTGGGCAAACAATGCCATCGTATATGGGACCGAATCCAAATACAGGCCAAACATTACCGTCATATATGGGACCGAATCCAAATACAGGCCAAACATTACCGTCATATATGGGACCGAATCCAAATGTAGCTCAAACATTACCGGCATACATGGGACCGAACGGAAACTTCCCACAAACATTACCAGCATATATGGGACCAAATGAAAACTTCCCAGCAACAATGCCGGCATATATGGGACCAAATGAAAACTTCCCAGCAACATTACCAGCATATATGGGACCAAATGAAAACTTCCCAGCAACATTACCAGCATATATGGGACCAAACGCAAACTTCCCAGCAACATTACCAGCATATATGGGGCCAAATGAAAACTTCCCAGCAACACTACCAGCATATATGGGGCCAAACGCAAACTTCCCAGCAACATTACCAGCATATATGGGACCAAACGCAAACTTCCCACAAACATTGCCAGCATATATGGGACCAAACGCAAACTTCCCAGCAACAATGCCAGCATATATGGGACCAAACGCAAACTTCCCACAAACATTGCCGGCGTATATGGGACCAAATGAAAATTTCCCACAGACATTGCCAGCTATGGATTATCCAAAGTTCCAAGGCGGACCAGTTGTTTCACCGTATGCTACTGGACCGACACCGATGTATCGTGATGCATCAGAACCTTATTTTGATCCAAATTCGCAATTATTTACTCCTTATGCACAAAATCAGTCTTCATATGGAGTGCCATATTTCGAGGAAGATGAACAATAAAGAATCTTATTTAAAAAGGCGATTATTTTCTAATCGTCTTTTTTTTATTTTAACTTTTTCATACAGGAAATAATTGGTGTAGAAATTTATTTCACATGTAACAGCCTTTAAAGGCTAGTTTTTTACTTAAAATTGAGTTTCAAACCATCAATTAACAATTTAAAATCCACCTAAAAAGGCCAACCTAACTTTGTAATACATCTTTAGTATTACAATTCGCAGTAATTAAAGGGAGGGTTTTATATTGAATAAAAAAGGTCTTATCGTTGCTACAGGTACGGTGCTAACAGTTTTAACATTATCTGCTTGTGGAACAAACAATAATGCTATGAATGACCATAAAAGAAATGTTGGTTATGAAAAAGTAAACTTCAATAGACCGACAAACCCTTATGCTGTTAATGATCGTTATGAAAACGTAAACTATCCTAATAACCAAGATTATTTCGCAAAGAAAAATAATCACTACGGAAATGATCGTATAAATGAAGGTTTGAGTAGTGAGTATTCTAATGATGGCGTTATCCATGACGGAACATATGGAAGAAATGTCAACAATATGAATAGAAACTACACGATGGATCAAGTTCGTTATAATAATGATTTAAATACAGCTCCTCTTGTACCATATACAAATATTAGTACAAATACTAATATGAATGCTGGTGAACGAAAGTTTGCTGACCAAATTTCTAAACGAGTAGAACAAATGTCAAATGTAGCCAAGGCAAACACGGTAGCTGTTGGTGATCAGGTTCTTGTTGCAGTAGATTTAGTAAATAAAAATGTTGATGAAAGCGCATTTAGATCTAAAATCAAAGACGCTTTATCACCATACACGAGTGGTAAAAAAGTATATGTAACATTTGATGGAACGATTAGAAATAATTTAAATAACATTACAAATAATGTTCCAAATGCCACTAAAAATGTATTATACGATACAAAAGAAAATGTTAAACATATGTATCGAAATGTAAAAAATGATGTTAAGGATGCAACTAATCCAAACCGATAAATATCAATTTTTACATTAAAAAGGAAGAAGCTCTTGCTTCTTCCTTTTCATGCTGTTGAAAAACTACCTTGTCAATTAATTATCAAATTTTCGTGAAAGGAGTAGAGTGATGTTGATTTCCATTACAGGATGCTCGCTTTCCATGGGGCGAGATTCTTTAGCCTCCTCGGCAAGCCTGTGGGGTCTCAGCCTTCCCGCTTATCCCATAGGAGTCGAGCATCCCTCCATTCCAATCAACTTATTCATCTAAAAATGTCTGCAATAAACCCTAATCAAATAGCCTTTCCTTAGAGTAATCTAACTTTAATCAGATTGTAGATCAATTAATATTGAACATTTATTAAACTAAACAATCGAATTTGTTTTCTAAAAAAAGCTTATAATATTTTTAACGTCTAAAAAAATCATTTCTATTGTTATTGAAATAATGAAATTGCTCAAACATATTAACATTTAAAATCATTAAAAAATCATTCAAAAAATGCTAATTTTATCATTATTAAATGTTCATTTAAAGTCCGTTTTCCCTATTGACGTCTTTATATTTCAACACTCTGAAAAGGAAGAAGCTCTTGCTTCTTCCTTTTCAGAGTGTTCAGTTTTAGGGACGGATTTCTACAAATTTAGGTACTTTTAGTTCTTAGAATAGTTAAATAATTCGTTTGATGAGGCTTATACAATATGGTAAAGTGATTTTTATATTGACCAAAAGTTCGAAGTGGTCAATTGGTTAATAATAGAATTTGAGGTGAGTTCTTTGAAAAAGCAAAAAATTTTACAAGCTGCCACAAAGTCATTTACTATTTTTGGCTATAAAGCAACTACAATGAGTCAAATCGCAAAACAGGCAAATGTTGGAAAGGGAACAATCTATACTTTCTTCAAAAATAAAGAAGAGTTGTTTGATGAAATCATCAATAATTTGATTAATGAAATGAAATTTTTAGCAGAACAATCTATTCGTGATGAAGATTCATTCATCGAAAAAGCACATAAAGGAATTGAAGTTTTTATTGACTTTCATAATGAACATGAATTAACAATAAAGTTGCTTCAGGAACAAAAAGAAATTGGAACGACTATAGTACACGATGCTTTAAAACGATTGAATCATTCAATCATTCTATACATACAGAAAAAAATTGAAGAGGCAATCGTAAAGAAAGAAATTGTTGAATGTGATCCCGAAATAACTGCTTTGGTAATGTTTCGACTTTATACAACACTTAAAATCGATTGGGAGAAAGAGCATGAAGCACTAAGTCCTAAAAAAATTACAGAGTTATTTAACTTTTATATCCTAAATGGTTTATCAAAAGGGCAGGATTAAGGGTCAAGGGATTAGGAGGGAGAAATGTTGATTTTTAAATTAGACAATAAAGACAAAAAAATGGCAAATTCAATTTTAAATGTACAGTTACCAGCATATAAGGTAGAGGCAAAGTTAATCAACTTTGAAGGAATACCACAATTAAAGGACAATGTTGAAAGTATTAGAGATTCCAAAGAAATTTTTATTGGTTATGTGATTAATAATGATTTAAAAGGATTTTTGGCCTATTCAGAAGACGATAACGAATATCAAATATGTAGATTGGTAGTACATCCTAGTTGCTTTAAGCGGGGGATAGGAAGAAAATTAGTAAATTATTTTTTAAATGAAATTGCCAAAAAGAAAAAGGTAATTGTTTCAACAGGTTCAAATAACCTACCAGCCATTAACTTATATAAAACTTCTGGTTTTAAATTTTATAGGAAAATTGAAGTGGCACCTAATTTTTTTATATCTCTATTTGAAAATACATCTGACCATTAAAGATAAAATAAAAATGTAAAAAAATGAGGATCAAAAGCTTTCTTCCCCCTTTCCTAAAGACAACTCTTTAGGTTTTTTTGTTTAAAAGATTAATGCCCATTTACATATAAAAATTTTAAACAGCTGGATAAAGATAAAAGGAATGGTCAAACTAAAAAAGCTTGTATAATTGTGTCTAAAGGAGTGGATGTTTGTGAAAAAGTTCATTTTAATATTTGTTTGTTTACTAGCTTTATTAATACCGGCACAAACTGAAACATTGGCAGCTCATAATGATATTCATCATAGTTCGAACAAAAAGGGGATTACAATCATTTTACATAAAGTATATATAAACGGTGAAGTGATTGAGGAAATTTATATTAATCAACATAAAACCCTAGGTCAAGTCAAAAAAGAATTTAAGGGTTGGAAAGTCATAGAAGAAAATGATGATCAAATCGTATTAATGAAAAAAATAAATGATCTTTCACCTACTTTAAAGTCGAAAGGATATTTAGGAATAAATTCAAATGGAGTTTTGAATTTATATATTGGAGCGCCAAGTGGTAATAATATTATTGAATCTTTTTTTCAAATAGATACGAATAAACTAGAAGTAAATAAACAAAAGCAACTTGAGAAAGGGATTAAAATTTCCACTAAATATCATTACGATTATCTATTACATTACTTAAAAGAGTATGAAAGAATTGTAAATTGAATTTAAATTGGTAACGACTATCTAAAATTTTAAAAAAATCCACAATGGTGATTTATTTTCATTGTGGATTTTTTGTATTGTTATGGTTCAAGTTATTTTTTCTATTTAGAATCTCCTTTTCCGGGGCCCTTTCCCATTCACTTCGCAAAATTGAATAAACATAAGTATCATGGGCAGTACTTCCTTGTATTAAATACTGGCGTAGTAGACCTTCATTTGTAAATCCTATTTTTTCAAGAAGTTTTTGAGAAGGGAGATTTTCTGGATAAACGATTGCTCCAATTCGATTTAGTTGAAGAATATCAAATCCATATGATAATAATGCTTTTAAAGCCTCTGACGCAAAACCTTTTCTCCAATAGTCTGGGTGTAGCTCATAGCCAACTTCGGCTCTTTTGTTTCGTTGTTGGTAGGCATTAAATCCACATGTTCCGATTAATTTGTTTGTTTCATTATCAATCATTCCCCAACGGATGCCGTTGTGCGTCTCATACATTTCTCTAAAATAATGAATTAAGTCCAATACTTCACTACTATTTTTTAGTGCATCGAGTCCATAATATTTGGTGACATCTTCTCTTGATAAAATATTGAACATTCGATTAAGATCAGTGACTTTAATTTCTCTTAAATAAAGTCTTTCTGTAGTTAGAATTGGAAACATGTCCAAATTGAATAGCCTCCCTTTGGATTTTCTTATGTATCGAGCTTTTTAAATTTTGCTAAATTATTTAGCCATTTTTATATGAACTTTTTAATTAAATTGTATGTATAAAATTTTTATTTTCGACAGCCGACTATTTTTTTCCTTCTTCTTTCTATGGTACAATGGAATACATGTAAAAAGGGGAGAAAACCATGTACGAATACATAATTGGAAAGATAGAATGGGTTGGACCAGAATATATTGTAATTGATCATAACGGAATGGGCTATCAATTATTTACACCTAATCCGTATGTTTTTAGACCTTCAAATGAAATCTTAAAAGTTTATACTCATCATTATGTAAGAGAAGATGTTATGATGTTATATGGTTTTAAAACACTAGATGAACGTACTTTATTTCAAAAATTGTTAAGTGTGTCAGGAATCGGTCCTAAAGGTGCCTTGGCAATTGTTGCGACTGGAGAGCCAAATCAAATTGTTCATGCGATAGAAGAAGAGGACGAAGTATTTTTAACAAAATTTCCTGGTGTTGGTAAAAAGACAGCAAGACAGATGATCCTTGATTTGAAAGGTAAACTTGAAAAAGTCTTTGGAGCAGTTCAAGTCGATTTATTTACTGACCTAGATGCTATTGAAGAGAAAGAAAGTGCAGCATCTTCATTAGATGATGCAATTGAAGCTTTAAAAGCATTAGGCTATGCAGAAAAAGAAGTTAAAAAGATCGTACCGTTATTGAAGAATGAAAAACTTTCAACTGATGAATATATTAAAAAAGCACTTCAATTACTATTGCAAGCTAAGAGGTGATGAAAATGGATGACCGAATTTTATCAAGTGAAAGTAGTGGCGAGGAATTTGATCAAGAGCTTTCACTAAGGCCTCAATCATTAAGGGAATATATAGGGCAAGATAAAGTTAAAAAGAATTTGCAAGTTTTTATTGAAGCTGCAAAAATGCGAAATGAGTCTTTAGATCATGTTCTATTATACGGTCCTCCTGGTTTAGGTAAAACCACTTTAGCAGCGATTATTGCGAATGAACTAGGTGTTGGATTCAAAACAACTTCAGGACCAGCGATTGAACGCCCTGGAGATTTAGCAGCTATTTTGACTTCACTTCAACCAGGTGATGTATTATTTATTGATGAAATTCACCGGCTGCCTCGAACAGTGGAGGAAGTACTTTACCCAGCAATGGAAGACTTTTTCTTTGATATCGTAATTGGCAAGGATGCAACTGCTAGGTCGGTAAGAATAGATTTACCACCATTTACATTAATAGGTGCAACAACTAGAGCAGGTCTCCTTTCTTCACCACTTAGAGATCGTTTTGGAGTATTAAATCGCTTAGAATTTTATACAGTTGAACAGCTGGCATTGATCGTTAAAAGAACAGCAGAGTTATTTGGAATGGAAATCGAAAATGACGCTGCTTTAGAAGTAGCTAGAAGGTCTCGAGGTACACCTCGAATTGCAAACCGATTATTACGAAGAGTTAGAGATTTTGCACAAGTTCAAGGAAGTGAAATCATTACTTTTGCCATTGCTAAAGACTCTTTAATTCAAATGCAGGTAGATGAAGCAGGTCTAGACCATATCGACCATAAATTGTTACTAGCTATTATTGAGCGATTTAAAGGCGGACCTGTTGGGGTTGATACAATTGCAGCTTCGATCGGTGAAGAGTCACAAACAATTGAAGATGTATATGAGCCATACTTACTTCAAATTGGATTTCTTCAGCGGACTCCAAGGGGACGAATTGTTACTGATTTAACATACAAACATTTCGGGTTGCAGGTGCCGGAGCAATGATTGATTTGTCAAAAATTTTAATAACGGTAGGAATTATCTTATTAGTTGTTGGGTTGTTTATTCGATTTGTAGGGAAACTTCCAGGCGATATTTTTATAAAAAAAGGAAATGTATCGTTTTACTTTCCGATTGTAACATGTATTATCATAAGTATTTTACTTTCACTTATTTTTTCACTATTTGGGAGAAAATAAATGAGTAGGAATAAATAGAGTTTGGAAAAGGGAATATTGGATAACCTCCCTTTGTCCTTACTCCTGAAATTTATGAGGTGTAAAGAGATGGATGTAAATTTATTTGATTTTGATTTACCTGAAGAATTGATTGCTCAGACTCCTTTGTTGGACCGAGAAGCATCGAGACTTATGGTATTACATAAAGAGTCTGGCAATGTAGAGCATAAACAGTTTCCAGATGTGTTAGATTATTTACAAGAGGGCGATTGTTTAGTTTTAAATGAAACAAAAGTTATGCCTGCTAGATTATTTGGTGTGAAAGAAGATACAGGTGCCCAAATTGAAGTATTATTACTTCAACAAGAAGAGCAGGATGTATGGGAAACATTAGTTAAGCCTGCTAAAAGAGTAAAAGAAGGTACAATCATTTTATTTGGAGATGGCAGACTAAAGGCAGAATGTGTAGGTTCTAGTGATCAAGGTGGAAGAAAATTAAAATTCCAATACGATGGGATTTTTTATGAGATCTTAGACCAACTAGGCGAAATGCCACTTCCTCCATATATTAAAGAAAAATTAGAAGATAAAGATCGTTATCAGACTGTATTCGCAAAAGAAATTGGTTCAGCGGCGGCTCCTACGGCAGGTTTACATTTTACAAAAGAACTCTTAGCTAAAGTTCAAGAAAAAGGTGTAAAGTTGGCATTTATTACTTTGCATGTAGGTTTAGGTACTTTTAGACCGGTAAGTGTTGA
This genomic interval from Gottfriedia acidiceleris contains the following:
- the queA gene encoding tRNA preQ1(34) S-adenosylmethionine ribosyltransferase-isomerase QueA → MDVNLFDFDLPEELIAQTPLLDREASRLMVLHKESGNVEHKQFPDVLDYLQEGDCLVLNETKVMPARLFGVKEDTGAQIEVLLLQQEEQDVWETLVKPAKRVKEGTIILFGDGRLKAECVGSSDQGGRKLKFQYDGIFYEILDQLGEMPLPPYIKEKLEDKDRYQTVFAKEIGSAAAPTAGLHFTKELLAKVQEKGVKLAFITLHVGLGTFRPVSVESIEEHDMHSEYYYMSDETAKLLNETKANGGRIITVGTTSTRTVETIATANNGKFEGASGWTSIFIFPGYKFMGIDGMITNFHLPKSTLIMLISALAGREPVLSAYKEAVNQKYRFFSFGDAMLIL